A single region of the Sorghum bicolor cultivar BTx623 chromosome 7, Sorghum_bicolor_NCBIv3, whole genome shotgun sequence genome encodes:
- the LOC110437049 gene encoding probable uridine nucleosidase 1, whose translation MGQDGQQIRRDKLIIDTDPGIDDSMTILMAFRAPSLEIIGLTTIFGNVDTVGATRNALLLCERAGHPEVPVAEGSHEPLKGGKPRVADFVHGSDGIGNLFLPAPSAKKVEESAADFLINKVSEFPGEVSVLALGPLTNVALAIKRDPSFASKVKKIVVLGGAFFAAGNVNPAAEANIHGDPEAADIVFTSGADIVVVGINITTQVCLTDEDLLELRNSKGKHAPLLSEMCKFYRDWHAKSDGFHGIFLHDPVSFTAVLHPEYFTFKKGVVRVETQGICTGHTLMDHGLKKWNSENPWSGYKPISVAWTVDVPKVISFVKKLLMAQ comes from the exons ATGGGGCAGGACGGCCAGCAGATCCGCCGCGACAAGCTCATCATCGACACGGATCCCGGCATCG ATGATAGCATGACGATCCTAATGGCGTTCAGAGCACCTAGTTTGGAAATCATTGGGCTCACAACCATATTTGGCAACGTGGATACAGTGGGCGCAACACGTAATGCGCTATTGCTG TGTGAGAGAGCAGGACACCCTGAAGTTCCAGTAGCAGAGGGAAGCCACGAGCCCCTAAAG GGAGGAAAGCCCCGTGTTGCTGATTTCGTTCATGGCTCAGATGGCATTGGGAATCTGTTTCTTCCTGCACCCTCTGCTAAGAAGGTTGAGGAAAGTGCTGCTGATTTCCTGATTAATAAGGTCTCTGAGTTTCCAGGAGAGGTCTCTGTGCTTGCTTTGGGACCCCTGACAAATGTAGCATTG GCCATCAAAAGAGACCCTTCTTTTGCAAGCAAGGTGAAGAAAATAGTTGTACTGGGTGGAGCTTTCTTTGCAGCTGGAAATGTCAACCCTGCTGCTGAAGCAAAT ATCCATGGAGACCCAGAAGCAGCTGACATAGTTTTTACTTCAGGAGCAGATATCGTTGTGGTTGGCATTAACATAACAACACAAGTCTGCTTGACAG ATGAGGATCTCTTGGAGCTAAGAAACTCGAAAGGGAAGCATGCACCGTTGTTATCTGAGATGTGCAAGTTCTACAGGGATTGGCATGCCAAGTCTGACGGCTTCCATG GAATTTTCCTTCATGATCCTGTGAGCTTCACTGCCGTACTTCATCCCGAGTACTTCACATTCAAGAAGggtgtggtgagggtggagaccCAGGGCATTTGCACTGGCCACACTTTGATGGATCACGGATTGAAGAA GTGGAATTCAGAGAACCCATGGTCAGGGTATAAACCGATTTCAGTTGCGTGGACGGTCGATGTGCCAAAGGTTATCAGCTTTGTAAAGAAGCTGCTCATGGCACAATGA